Proteins encoded by one window of Syntrophorhabdaceae bacterium:
- a CDS encoding cysteine hydrolase codes for MKPAIIIVDMLEGNYDAIRKGEKEEEKIVPHVRDFLKTCRGIGIPVIFACDSFLKEDFIFRGRMKPHALRGTDGTRPLSDLEPQATDIILEKRRFSAFFKTDLDQTLRTLQIDTVAIGGVNTHFCVLATAFDAVCNDFNTIILEDLSAAYKKEIHENFIDAYRNSAIYPILRVMRSSEFLEEAKKQ; via the coding sequence ATGAAGCCAGCGATCATCATTGTTGACATGCTCGAAGGAAATTATGATGCAATAAGAAAAGGCGAGAAGGAAGAAGAAAAGATCGTACCTCACGTGCGGGACTTCCTGAAAACATGCCGGGGCATCGGCATACCGGTCATCTTCGCCTGTGACAGCTTCCTGAAAGAGGATTTTATCTTCCGGGGAAGGATGAAACCCCATGCGCTGCGAGGAACAGACGGCACAAGGCCCTTATCCGACCTTGAGCCGCAGGCAACCGATATCATCCTTGAAAAGAGGAGATTCAGCGCCTTTTTCAAGACCGATCTCGATCAGACATTAAGGACCTTGCAGATAGACACTGTCGCTATCGGCGGCGTCAACACTCATTTCTGCGTCCTCGCTACGGCCTTTGACGCCGTGTGCAATGACTTTAACACGATCATACTTGAAGATCTGAGCGCAGCGTACAAAAAAGAGATCCATGAGAACTTCATCGATGCCTACCGGAATTCTGCGATATACCCCATCCTCCGGGTTATGCGTTCCTCCGAATTCCTCGAAGAGGCAAAAAAGCAGTGA
- a CDS encoding TatD family hydrolase, which yields MFVDSHCHLEMESFSKDRDQIIEKSIDEGLKYILTVGTEERYFEKVVEIVNKNPMVYGAIGIHPHNSTDFNRHVAETIRGYLRQKKIVGYGEIGLDFFKNYSPRDTQIKAFREQLALAADEGLPIIVHSRNARAETLQILGEMYRNGNGGVIHCYSYDLETAKRLLDMGFYISIPGTITYRSAEELVKVVEYIPDERILAETDAPFLTPHPYRGKRNVPYFVKLTVTRIAGIRHQETEELAATMCNNFVRLFLDNKEVPAE from the coding sequence ATGTTCGTCGATTCCCATTGCCATCTCGAGATGGAATCATTTTCAAAAGACAGGGATCAGATCATTGAGAAGAGCATCGATGAGGGTCTGAAATATATACTCACGGTCGGCACAGAGGAACGGTATTTCGAGAAGGTTGTAGAGATCGTGAACAAAAACCCTATGGTGTATGGGGCCATAGGGATACATCCCCATAACAGCACGGATTTTAACAGGCATGTCGCTGAAACGATCAGGGGTTATCTGAGACAGAAGAAGATAGTCGGCTACGGAGAGATAGGCCTCGACTTCTTCAAAAACTATTCTCCGAGGGATACACAGATCAAGGCCTTCCGTGAGCAGCTCGCGCTGGCGGCAGATGAAGGCTTGCCGATCATTGTCCACTCAAGGAACGCCCGGGCAGAGACCCTGCAAATCCTCGGCGAAATGTACCGGAACGGAAACGGTGGGGTTATCCATTGCTACTCCTATGATCTTGAGACAGCAAAGCGGCTCCTTGATATGGGCTTCTATATATCGATACCGGGGACAATAACCTATCGGAGCGCAGAAGAGCTCGTCAAGGTCGTGGAATATATCCCCGATGAGAGAATACTCGCTGAAACTGACGCCCCTTTTCTGACGCCTCATCCTTACAGGGGCAAACGGAACGTGCCCTATTTTGTAAAACTGACCGTTACGAGGATCGCCGGGATACGGCATCAGGAGACTGAAGAGCTCGCGGCAACAATGTGCAATAATTTTGTCAGGCTCTTCCTGGATAATAAGGAGGTACCGGCAGAATGA
- a CDS encoding PD-(D/E)XK nuclease family protein, with protein sequence MNKVYSIPFGTDFLKRLSEFILNDCRQPSDTAIVFAGKRPSLYLKRILSEGIVTPGYSPKFFSIEEFIDYIVRKRFQGFKDLEYPDAVWLLYQSIQSLPQSVRHPFQQKNFGDFFYWGGHLLDFIDQLDSEDVENDRLRSLEENAGIGYDVPESINELLTHVSVLRDSFHDLLDEKACFTRGYKYLTASRAIGELRVDEFEKIYFAGLFGLLGTEKFILKNLWKRGQAEIVLEGTPSDWSLLQDLVDYLGADIEYITPETAQPPSISIHSGFDTHSEILKVHTILKAHTILEDNHRQKTAVILPLSDALFPLLTFVTDRIGVPCNIAVGYPLERTPVFDLIAHIIRAQTSRQGNGMYPVTEYLKVLLHPFIKNIEADKGTWQALLDISRLCTGEIEGSPLAYKPFVALDEVERVLRTVRREAEGGRREERRVRGQESIPYETVRGIHTIFFGNFEGAATLYEYAENLETALEYVLDHTPVRSYVLSGEIFRSALKVLEDIKKLYFSKAGFYDSREENRRLICDFILRHLRSVRLPFETKPIESLEIIGLLESRNISFDTTIIMDANEGILPQQKRVDPLIPSGVHEMLGIPSARQSEEIYRYYFERLVLSSKNVHILYVDAEDRPRSRYIEKIIWNAEKTQKAIDVIPIDRSVYPINLRPGTTIPAIEKTSFIMELLRSRSFSPSSIDRYVFCPVFFYYSDILSFEEKKTISDDVEATERGTMIHRILQETFEGYLNREISKPMHGEIIARLNRIIDRHLEGSANSGDYYLFRKLATFKLQSFLHKNLNNAPDPFTIVHMEQRFEHTIDAGGTDINLTGKVDRIDFDPGTGQYMIIDYKTGGSTQYRKNMPGQISLDSISDIHRYIPSFQLPVYIYLFHKHSDVPVGAVNAKLILLRNNVEEHLFQGTSREEKEGLYETYLTGVRTTLLDILDPARPFTPFDDKGCVECVFNHLCHV encoded by the coding sequence ATGAACAAGGTCTATTCAATCCCTTTCGGTACGGATTTCCTCAAAAGGCTCAGCGAGTTCATCCTCAATGACTGTCGGCAGCCATCCGACACGGCTATCGTCTTCGCGGGGAAGAGACCTTCGCTCTACCTGAAAAGGATACTGAGTGAGGGCATAGTCACCCCGGGATATTCCCCCAAATTTTTCTCCATAGAAGAGTTTATCGATTATATCGTAAGGAAAAGGTTTCAGGGCTTTAAAGACCTTGAATACCCCGATGCCGTGTGGCTCTTATATCAATCTATCCAGTCCCTGCCGCAATCTGTCAGGCATCCTTTTCAGCAAAAAAACTTCGGCGATTTCTTTTACTGGGGAGGACACCTCCTGGATTTCATAGACCAGCTTGATTCAGAAGATGTTGAGAACGACAGGCTCAGGTCTCTTGAAGAAAATGCCGGGATAGGATACGACGTACCGGAAAGTATCAACGAACTGCTCACGCATGTAAGTGTCCTGCGGGATTCATTCCACGACCTGCTTGATGAAAAGGCGTGCTTTACCCGCGGCTACAAATACCTCACCGCTTCCCGCGCCATCGGGGAGCTCCGGGTCGATGAATTTGAAAAGATATATTTTGCCGGTCTTTTTGGATTGCTGGGCACTGAAAAGTTTATCCTGAAGAACCTGTGGAAGAGAGGTCAGGCAGAGATCGTCCTTGAAGGGACGCCGTCTGACTGGTCTCTCCTGCAAGACCTTGTCGATTATCTTGGCGCTGATATTGAATACATTACACCGGAAACCGCGCAGCCCCCGTCCATAAGCATCCATTCAGGCTTCGACACCCATTCCGAGATCCTCAAGGTCCACACGATCCTCAAGGCCCACACGATCCTGGAAGACAACCACAGGCAGAAGACAGCGGTTATCCTGCCGTTGTCCGACGCGCTCTTCCCTCTTCTCACCTTTGTCACAGACAGGATCGGCGTCCCCTGTAATATTGCCGTCGGGTATCCGCTCGAACGCACACCGGTCTTCGATCTCATCGCCCATATCATCCGCGCGCAGACATCAAGACAGGGCAACGGCATGTATCCGGTCACGGAATACCTCAAGGTCCTCCTTCATCCCTTTATCAAGAATATTGAGGCTGATAAAGGGACATGGCAGGCGTTACTGGATATCTCCAGGCTCTGTACCGGGGAGATCGAAGGAAGTCCCCTCGCATACAAACCCTTTGTCGCGCTCGACGAGGTGGAGAGGGTATTAAGAACCGTGAGGCGTGAGGCGGAAGGCGGAAGGCGTGAGGAGCGAAGAGTCAGGGGTCAGGAAAGTATTCCGTATGAAACGGTGCGCGGGATACATACCATCTTTTTCGGGAACTTTGAAGGCGCGGCGACTCTTTATGAATATGCAGAAAATCTGGAGACAGCGCTTGAATATGTACTGGATCATACCCCTGTCCGTTCCTATGTCCTCTCCGGGGAGATCTTCAGGTCAGCTCTCAAGGTGCTGGAAGATATTAAAAAGCTCTATTTCAGCAAGGCGGGATTTTATGACAGCCGGGAGGAGAACAGGCGGTTGATATGTGATTTCATCCTCCGTCATCTGCGGTCAGTGCGCCTGCCCTTTGAAACAAAACCCATAGAGTCTCTCGAGATCATCGGTCTCCTTGAATCAAGAAACATATCCTTCGACACCACCATCATAATGGATGCAAACGAAGGCATCCTGCCGCAGCAAAAAAGGGTCGATCCGCTGATCCCGTCAGGGGTCCATGAGATGCTGGGAATCCCCTCTGCGCGGCAAAGTGAGGAAATATACCGTTACTATTTCGAACGCCTTGTCCTGTCATCGAAAAACGTACACATCCTGTATGTCGACGCTGAGGACAGACCACGAAGCAGGTATATCGAAAAGATCATCTGGAATGCGGAAAAGACACAAAAGGCCATTGATGTCATTCCGATCGATCGCTCCGTTTACCCGATCAACCTCAGACCCGGCACAACGATACCTGCCATAGAAAAAACATCCTTTATCATGGAACTGCTGCGATCAAGATCCTTTTCGCCCTCATCGATAGACCGTTATGTCTTCTGTCCTGTCTTTTTCTACTACAGCGATATCCTCTCCTTCGAGGAGAAAAAAACGATCAGTGACGATGTCGAGGCAACGGAAAGGGGCACCATGATACACCGTATTCTCCAGGAAACATTCGAAGGCTACCTGAACAGGGAGATATCAAAACCCATGCACGGTGAGATCATTGCCAGATTGAACAGGATCATCGATAGACACCTGGAGGGGTCGGCCAACAGCGGGGATTATTATTTGTTCAGGAAGCTGGCAACCTTCAAGCTTCAATCTTTCCTCCACAAAAACCTGAATAATGCCCCTGATCCATTTACCATCGTCCACATGGAACAAAGGTTTGAGCATACGATAGATGCCGGCGGCACAGACATCAATCTGACCGGCAAGGTTGACAGGATCGATTTCGATCCCGGCACAGGACAGTATATGATCATCGATTACAAAACCGGCGGTTCAACACAGTACCGCAAAAATATGCCCGGACAGATATCATTGGATTCTATAAGCGATATCCACCGGTATATCCCTTCCTTCCAGCTCCCGGTCTACATCTACCTCTTCCACAAACATTCGGATGTGCCTGTCGGCGCTGTCAACGCAAAATTGATACTTCTCAGAAATAATGTCGAGGAACATCTTTTCCAGGGGACATCCCGGGAAGAAAAAGAGGGACTATACGAAACGTATCTGACAGGTGTGAGAACAACCCTCCTGGATATCCTCGATCCTGCCAGACCTTTTACGCCATTCGATGATAAGGGATGCGTGGAATGCGTTTTCAATCATCTGTGCCATGTGTAA